The DNA sequence TGTCGAGCGCGGCAACGATGTCATCGTGATGCTTCGCCAGGTTCAGCCGACTTTCAACCAATTCGCTTGCGGGAACGGTGGCGATCAGGTGTGTCGCCATGACCAGCTTCCGTCCATTGATCTCGAAGATCGGATGAAGCTTTCGCATTGGCGGCGGCACCGTTGCGACCGGCAGAAGCGGAACGACAACCCGCGTCTTGAAATTGTCGAGCAGGTCGGATTGGACGTCGAGCAAATAGTTGTCTTCAACGCGACCGGCGAAGACATCATAGCGGGGCATCAGAACTGCCGATACTCTTCCAACGGGATGCCGTTCTTGTCGATGTAGTCGTTCCACGCATCCATCGTGGTACGGTTCTCAAGCTTCCACAGCCGCCCCTTTTCAGCTGCCACCGCCTCCGCGATGCCGGCTTCCGCAGCGCGCGAGACATTCACGTCAAGCCCCTTGGCTTCCCGCATGAGGTTCGAGTCGATCGACAGATTTGCTGGCTGACGGATCGCATTCAAGGCAATCTTACGCATAATGGCCTCCGCAACATGCGCATAATGTATGCGCATTCCGATGTGGAGGCAATGCTCAGGCGCAGCAAGGAGCGCCCCACTATGGCTCCGGGCGCTCGTCGCTTCAGTCGACAAATCGTTGTCAATCGATCGGCCTACGGCCGACCGCTCTTCACCCTTCCATCTCCTCGCGCAGCATCTCCAGTTCCAGCCATTCTTCCTCGAGCGCGGCCAGCGTCGCACGCTCCTT is a window from the Mesorhizobium australicum WSM2073 genome containing:
- a CDS encoding CcdB family protein; protein product: MPRYDVFAGRVEDNYLLDVQSDLLDNFKTRVVVPLLPVATVPPPMRKLHPIFEINGRKLVMATHLIATVPASELVESRLNLAKHHDDIVAALDMLFQGF
- a CDS encoding type II toxin-antitoxin system CcdA family antitoxin; amino-acid sequence: MRKIALNAIRQPANLSIDSNLMREAKGLDVNVSRAAEAGIAEAVAAEKGRLWKLENRTTMDAWNDYIDKNGIPLEEYRQF